One Mucilaginibacter ginkgonis genomic region harbors:
- a CDS encoding efflux RND transporter permease subunit: MFQKFIERPVLSTVISILLVIVGVLGLTKLPLQQFPDIAPPAVLVSAVYPGANAETVLRSVAPSLEESINGVENMSYMSSTASNDGTLAITVYFKQGTNPDQAAVNVQNRVAQATSQLPAEVVQQGITTTKQQNSLIGAVGMYTEDPKKYDQTFVANYAQINIIPEIKRIPGIGSAMIFGGVKDYSMRIWLNPGQMAAYKITPAEVMAAIQDKNLEAAPGKLGERSKEVFEYVIKYKGKLNKPEEYENIAIRANADGSVLHLKDVARVELGAYSYTSVSHLNGKDGVAIGLIQLAGSNANEIQLAVDKVMEKAAKEFPAGIKWNQFYRTKTALDESISQVEHTLIEAFILVFIVVFIFLQDFRSTLIPAIAVPVAILGTFFFMQLFGFSINLLTLFALVLAIGIVVDDAIVVVEAVHAKMEHEHLAPKAATTKAMHEITGAIISITLVMAAVFLPVGFMSGSTGIFYRQFAFTMAIAIVISAVNALTLSPALAALFLKSNHKDSGEIPKGFKEKFYAGFNKSFSAVTERYVGGIKFLIKNKWLSMGGLALVVLATVYLVSTTKSGFIPTEDQGFVAISVSTPSGTSLNGTTKVLNDAEAKLRALPAARFVTAISGFNLLTSSNSPSAAVIFVLLKPNEDRGKVKDINELQNVIRGELGAITGGSFFVFSFPTVPGFSNVEALDVVLQDKTGGKLDKFSGVANDFIGKLMQKPAIAYAFTSFKADYPQLQLEVNDEKANQLGVSVKDVLQTMQAYFGSAQASDFNRFGKYYRVVVQADIADRTDPESIDRVYVKNRTGEMVPINTLVKLTRVYGSETASRYNLFNSIEINAIPKPGYSSGDAIKAIQETAKEQLPSGFAYEFSGQTREEISSGGQSTIVFLLCLVFVYFLLSAQYESYILPLAVIASIPTGILGVFVVLGLTGIENNIYVQVALIMLIGLLAKNAILIVEFAVQRRKAGLSLINAAIEASRLRLRPIIMTSMAFVFGLFPMSIATGPSAQGNHSISIGAAGGMVSGVLLGLFIIPVLFVIFQGLQERLTGIPVAVLMDGEERKPGKPIGILLEDLQEVPND; the protein is encoded by the coding sequence ATGTTTCAGAAATTTATAGAAAGGCCGGTATTGTCTACAGTGATCTCCATATTGCTGGTGATCGTAGGCGTGCTTGGTTTAACCAAATTGCCCTTACAGCAATTCCCCGACATTGCCCCGCCGGCAGTGTTGGTATCTGCAGTGTACCCCGGTGCAAACGCCGAAACCGTTCTGCGTTCGGTAGCGCCATCCTTAGAAGAGTCTATCAACGGGGTGGAGAACATGAGCTACATGAGCTCGACCGCCAGTAACGATGGTACTTTGGCTATCACCGTGTACTTTAAGCAGGGGACTAATCCCGATCAGGCGGCGGTTAACGTGCAGAACAGGGTTGCCCAGGCCACCAGTCAGTTACCTGCCGAAGTTGTACAGCAAGGGATCACTACCACCAAACAGCAAAACAGTCTGATAGGAGCGGTGGGTATGTACACCGAAGACCCTAAAAAGTACGACCAAACCTTTGTTGCCAACTACGCGCAGATCAATATCATCCCCGAGATCAAACGTATACCCGGCATTGGCTCTGCGATGATATTCGGTGGGGTAAAGGATTATTCCATGCGGATATGGCTTAACCCCGGCCAGATGGCTGCCTACAAAATTACCCCTGCCGAAGTGATGGCTGCCATACAGGATAAAAACCTGGAAGCGGCTCCCGGTAAACTGGGCGAGCGCAGCAAAGAAGTGTTTGAATATGTGATAAAATACAAGGGTAAGCTTAACAAGCCCGAAGAATACGAAAACATCGCCATTCGCGCTAATGCCGATGGTTCTGTATTGCATTTAAAGGATGTAGCCAGGGTGGAGCTTGGTGCATACTCTTACACCAGTGTGAGCCATTTGAATGGTAAAGATGGTGTCGCCATCGGTTTAATTCAGCTTGCCGGTTCAAACGCCAATGAAATACAATTAGCGGTTGACAAGGTGATGGAAAAGGCAGCCAAAGAATTCCCTGCCGGTATTAAGTGGAACCAGTTCTATCGTACCAAAACTGCTTTGGATGAATCGATCAGCCAGGTAGAACACACGCTGATAGAAGCCTTCATATTGGTGTTTATCGTGGTATTTATCTTCCTGCAAGACTTCAGGTCGACGTTGATACCTGCTATTGCGGTCCCGGTTGCCATTTTGGGAACCTTCTTCTTTATGCAGTTGTTCGGGTTTTCCATCAACCTGTTAACACTGTTCGCGCTGGTACTAGCTATCGGTATTGTTGTGGATGATGCCATTGTTGTGGTTGAGGCGGTACACGCAAAAATGGAGCACGAGCATCTTGCACCAAAGGCTGCCACTACAAAGGCTATGCACGAGATTACGGGCGCCATTATTTCCATTACCCTGGTAATGGCTGCAGTGTTCCTTCCCGTAGGTTTTATGAGCGGCTCGACAGGGATATTTTATCGCCAGTTCGCATTCACTATGGCTATAGCTATTGTTATATCAGCGGTTAACGCGTTGACCCTGAGCCCGGCTTTAGCTGCACTGTTCTTAAAAAGCAACCATAAAGATAGCGGCGAAATTCCCAAAGGTTTCAAAGAGAAATTTTATGCAGGCTTCAACAAAAGCTTTAGCGCTGTGACCGAAAGATACGTTGGCGGTATTAAGTTCCTGATCAAAAATAAATGGCTAAGCATGGGCGGTTTGGCGTTAGTTGTACTTGCCACGGTTTACCTGGTAAGCACTACTAAATCAGGCTTCATCCCTACAGAAGATCAGGGGTTTGTGGCGATATCCGTATCCACCCCTTCGGGCACTTCGTTAAACGGTACAACCAAAGTGTTAAATGATGCCGAGGCCAAACTGCGGGCTTTACCTGCCGCGCGATTTGTGACAGCCATATCGGGGTTCAACTTGCTGACATCCTCAAACAGTCCCTCGGCAGCGGTGATCTTTGTGCTGCTGAAGCCAAATGAAGACCGCGGCAAGGTTAAAGATATTAACGAGTTACAGAACGTTATCCGCGGAGAGTTGGGCGCCATTACCGGAGGCAGCTTTTTCGTGTTCAGCTTTCCAACAGTACCGGGCTTCAGTAACGTAGAGGCATTGGATGTGGTGCTGCAGGATAAGACCGGCGGCAAACTGGACAAGTTTAGCGGCGTGGCGAATGATTTCATTGGCAAGCTAATGCAGAAACCGGCTATAGCCTACGCCTTTACATCTTTCAAGGCAGACTATCCTCAATTGCAATTAGAGGTGAATGACGAAAAGGCCAACCAGCTTGGCGTGAGCGTGAAAGATGTTTTACAAACTATGCAGGCTTACTTTGGTAGCGCGCAAGCGTCAGACTTTAACCGCTTTGGCAAATATTACCGGGTGGTTGTTCAGGCAGATATTGCCGACCGTACCGACCCGGAATCTATTGACAGAGTATATGTGAAAAACCGCACAGGAGAAATGGTACCAATCAACACATTGGTGAAACTTACCCGTGTATACGGCTCAGAAACGGCTTCACGTTATAACCTTTTCAATTCTATCGAGATCAATGCCATCCCTAAGCCAGGATACAGCTCGGGCGATGCCATTAAAGCCATCCAGGAAACCGCTAAAGAACAATTGCCATCCGGCTTCGCGTATGAATTCTCGGGCCAAACCCGCGAAGAAATATCATCAGGCGGGCAGTCTACCATCGTGTTCCTGTTATGTCTGGTATTCGTTTACTTCTTGCTATCCGCACAGTATGAAAGTTACATCCTTCCATTGGCGGTTATCGCGTCTATCCCTACAGGTATACTCGGTGTGTTTGTAGTATTAGGCTTAACAGGTATAGAAAATAACATCTATGTGCAGGTTGCGCTGATTATGCTCATTGGTTTGCTTGCCAAGAACGCCATCCTGATAGTTGAATTTGCCGTCCAGCGCCGTAAGGCAGGCTTGAGCCTTATCAATGCAGCAATCGAGGCATCGAGATTAAGACTGCGCCCTATCATCATGACCTCTATGGCATTCGTATTCGGTCTGTTCCCAATGAGTATCGCCACCGGGCCTTCTGCGCAGGGTAACCACTCCATCAGTATTGGCGCTGCAGGCGGTATGGTGTCGGGCGTATTGCTGGGCCTATTTATAATCCCGGTACTGTTCGTCATCTTCCAGGGATTGCAGGAACGCCTGACCGGTATCCCGGTTGCTGTGCTGATGGATGGCGAAGAACGTAAGCCCGGCAAACCTATCGGCATCTTATTAGAAGATTTACAGGAAGTGCCAAACGACTAA
- a CDS encoding efflux RND transporter periplasmic adaptor subunit encodes MKTPDSSNPCLSFNDVKYLNADKYEYSHEDDTSYTRSIRAALTSNNSKSILIIMKTLLAIIIAMALFSCSPKQQNAAAPPPPSLPVQTVQSSTDTTYQDYPASIEGAINVEVRPQVSGALDRVFVDEGTFVNAAQPLFKINEQPFRAALNSALASQHAAEGALANAQLEIDKLTPLVQNKVVSDFQLKTARSAYNVAKANVEQAKANVSTARINLGYTIIKAPVSGYIGRLEKKQGSLVTPADVAALTQLSDVHNVHVYFSLSEKDFVSFKEQYPGETLKDKLQHLPNVSLLLADNTPYAKQGKVDMIDGQFDKTTGAITLRASFVNPQGLLRSGNTGKVRLSLIHKDALVVPEQATIEMQDKVFVFTVADSNKVKKTPIGIEGKSGTNYLVNSGLKAGDQIVLSGIDHLQEGTKIQPQKAPEVKAVVAKN; translated from the coding sequence ATGAAAACACCAGACAGCTCAAATCCATGCCTTTCATTTAACGATGTTAAATATCTTAACGCCGATAAATACGAATACTCACATGAAGACGATACTTCTTATACGCGCAGCATCCGCGCGGCGCTAACATCAAACAACTCTAAGTCAATTTTAATCATCATGAAAACTCTATTAGCAATTATTATAGCGATGGCATTATTCAGCTGTTCGCCCAAACAACAAAATGCGGCTGCGCCACCGCCGCCATCTCTGCCGGTGCAAACCGTACAAAGCAGCACCGACACAACCTACCAGGATTATCCCGCTTCAATTGAGGGCGCGATAAACGTAGAAGTGCGCCCGCAGGTTAGCGGCGCTTTAGACAGGGTCTTTGTAGACGAGGGAACTTTCGTTAACGCGGCCCAGCCATTATTCAAGATCAATGAGCAACCTTTCCGGGCCGCATTAAATAGTGCTTTAGCCAGTCAGCATGCTGCTGAAGGTGCCCTGGCAAACGCTCAGTTAGAAATAGATAAGCTAACGCCGCTGGTGCAAAACAAAGTGGTGTCAGATTTTCAGCTAAAGACAGCCCGGTCTGCTTATAACGTTGCCAAGGCAAATGTAGAACAGGCAAAGGCGAACGTTTCCACCGCGCGTATAAATCTGGGATATACAATAATTAAGGCGCCTGTAAGCGGTTACATTGGCCGTTTAGAAAAGAAACAAGGGAGCCTGGTTACCCCGGCAGACGTAGCGGCACTTACCCAGCTTTCGGACGTGCATAACGTGCATGTGTACTTTTCACTTAGCGAAAAAGACTTCGTCAGCTTTAAAGAGCAATATCCCGGCGAGACTTTAAAAGATAAGTTGCAACACCTGCCAAACGTGTCGCTGTTACTGGCCGATAATACGCCTTACGCTAAACAAGGCAAGGTAGATATGATAGACGGCCAGTTCGATAAAACTACCGGGGCCATTACACTAAGGGCAAGTTTCGTTAATCCGCAAGGATTATTGCGCTCGGGTAATACAGGCAAGGTCCGCCTTAGCCTTATTCACAAAGATGCTTTGGTTGTACCTGAGCAAGCTACCATTGAGATGCAAGACAAGGTATTTGTATTTACAGTTGCCGATAGCAATAAGGTAAAGAAGACACCTATCGGGATCGAGGGAAAAAGCGGAACCAACTACCTGGTAAATAGCGGTCTTAAAGCAGGTGACCAAATCGTATTAAGCGGCATCGACCACTTGCAGGAGGGCACTAAGATCCAGCCGCAAAAAGCACCCGAAGTAAAAGCCGTGGTTGCAAAAAATTAA
- a CDS encoding TetR/AcrR family transcriptional regulator, with amino-acid sequence MASKDRILRLKEETRINILDAAMCIVKKEGWAALSMRKIADVIEYTAPIIYEYFANKEAIILELTRKGYLMLGRDLEEAKAKHRSPAHQLEAMWTAYWNFAFANKELYQAMFGVTTNCSCEQVNGLPEADLPWDIITGSIGELMKIDDMESPVICTKYYTFWSVIHGLISINILSRGSSDEINRQVLRDAIGGIITSITP; translated from the coding sequence ATGGCAAGCAAGGACAGGATACTTAGATTGAAAGAAGAAACAAGGATAAACATCCTTGATGCTGCCATGTGCATTGTAAAAAAAGAGGGCTGGGCGGCACTAAGCATGCGCAAAATAGCCGACGTGATAGAATATACTGCCCCCATCATTTACGAATACTTTGCCAACAAAGAAGCGATCATATTGGAGCTTACACGTAAGGGCTACCTGATGCTGGGCCGCGATCTGGAAGAAGCAAAGGCAAAGCATCGGTCGCCGGCACACCAGTTAGAAGCTATGTGGACCGCCTACTGGAATTTCGCGTTTGCCAATAAAGAGCTGTACCAGGCCATGTTCGGAGTGACTACTAACTGCTCTTGCGAGCAGGTTAACGGCTTGCCCGAAGCAGACCTGCCATGGGATATCATTACCGGTTCAATCGGTGAGCTGATGAAGATAGACGATATGGAATCGCCGGTTATCTGTACAAAATATTACACGTTTTGGTCTGTTATACATGGCCTTATATCAATCAATATACTTAGTCGTGGATCATCAGATGAGATCAATCGCCAGGTGCTGCGCGACGCTATCGGTGGTATCATCACTTCTATCACCCCTTAA